In Georgenia soli, a genomic segment contains:
- a CDS encoding NUDIX domain-containing protein — protein sequence MNRFQVVPAAYVLLLEHGPEGTADRVLLSYRRGTGYMDEHWAVGAAGHVEAGESVLAAAVREAREELGVELCASDLEPLTVMHRTAGNGDPIDERVDFFFAARTWTGDPARREPHKSAAVEWFPLDDLPSPVVPHELKVLTHLGEGAVPAVTLAGF from the coding sequence GTGAACCGCTTCCAGGTCGTCCCGGCCGCCTACGTCCTGCTTCTCGAGCACGGCCCCGAGGGCACCGCGGACCGGGTCCTGCTCTCCTACCGACGCGGCACCGGGTACATGGACGAGCACTGGGCCGTCGGTGCGGCCGGGCACGTCGAGGCCGGCGAGTCCGTCCTCGCCGCGGCGGTTCGCGAGGCCCGTGAGGAGCTCGGGGTCGAGCTGTGTGCCTCGGACCTGGAGCCGCTCACCGTCATGCACCGCACCGCCGGCAACGGAGACCCGATCGACGAGCGCGTCGACTTCTTCTTCGCCGCACGCACCTGGACCGGCGATCCCGCGCGCCGCGAGCCGCACAAGTCCGCCGCCGTCGAGTGGTTCCCGCTCGACGACCTCCCCAGCCCCGTCGTCCCGCACGAGCTGAAGGTGCTCACGCACCTCGGCGAGGGAGCCGTTCCGGCCGTCACCCTGGCGGGGTTCTGA